In one window of Brassica rapa cultivar Chiifu-401-42 chromosome A07, CAAS_Brap_v3.01, whole genome shotgun sequence DNA:
- the LOC103828809 gene encoding ABC transporter C family member 12 isoform X1, with protein sequence MGFEALNWYCKPVAEGFWEKAADAAFGSYTPCAIDSLVILVSHFVLLGLCFYRIWTIFRNTKAQIYVLRNKCYNCVLGMLACYCVVEPVLRLVLGVSLFDMDGETGLLPPFEVASLAVEASAWFSMLVLIGLETKQYVKEFRWYVRFGVVYVLVADAVLLDLVLPLKNSVNRTALHLFISSRCSQALFGILLLVYIPELDPYPGYHILNNEPLDNVEYEALRGGENICPERHASIFSRIYFGWITPLMQLGYRKPITEKDVWQLDKWDQTETLFTRFQRCWTEESQRRKPWLLRALNSSLGGRFWLGGIFKIGNDLSQFVGPVVLSHLLRSMQEGDPAWVGYVYAFFIFVGVTLGVLCEAQYYQNVWRVGFRLRSTLVAAIFHKSLRLTHEARKNFASGKVTNMITTDANALQQISQQLHGLWSAPFRIIVSMILLYQQLGVASLFGSLILFLLIPLQTLIISKMRKLTKEGLQWTDKRVGIMNEILAAMDTVKCYAWEKSFESRIQGIRNEELSWFRKAQLLSAFNSFILNSIPVVVTVVSFGVYVLLGGDLTPARAFTSLSLFAVLRFPLNMLPNLLSQVVNANVSLQRIEELLLSEERILAENPPLQPGAPAISIKNGYFSWDSKATKPTLSNINLEIPVGSLVAIVGGTGEGKTSLVSAMLGELSRTETSSVIIRGSVAYVPQVSWIFNATVRDNILFGSWFEAERYWRAIDATALQHDLDLLPGRDHTEIGERGVNISGGQKQRVSMARAVYSSSDVYIFDDPLSALDAHVAQQVFDSCMKDELKGKTRVLVTNQLHFLPLMDRIILVSEGMIKEEGTFEELSKNGSLFQKLMENAGKMDTTQEMNKNDQKSSKPGTTLTVDASERNVGSTKQGRRGRSVLVKQEERETGIISWNVLMRYKKAVGGLWVVMIIFACYLTTEVLRVSSSTWLSFWTDQSTSKSYSPGFYIIVYALLGFCQVAVTFTNSFWLITSSLRAAKKLHDAMLNSIMRAPMLFFHTNPTGRVINRFSKDIGDIDRNVANLMNMFMNQLWQLLSTFALIGTVSTISLWAIMPLLILFYAAYLYYQNTSREVKRLDSVTRSPIYAQFGEALNGLSSIRAYKAYERMAKINGKSMDNNIRFTLANTSSNRWLTIRLETLGGVMIWLTATFAVLRNGNAENQAGFASTMGLLLSYTLNITSLLSGVLRQASRAENSLNSVERVGNYIDLPSEAADVIENNRPVSDWPSRGSIKFEDVYLRYRTGLPPVLHGLSFSVSPSEKVGVVGRTGAGKSSMLNALFRIVEVEKGRIIIDDYDVSKFGLMDLRKVLSIIPQSPVLFSGTVRFNIDPFNEHNDSDLWEALQRAHIKDVIARNPFGLDAEVSEGGENFSVGQRQLLSLARALLRRSKILVLDEATASVDVRTDSLIQKTIREEFKSCTMLVIAHRLNTIIDCDKILVLSSGQVLEYDSPQELLSRDTSAFFRMVHSTGPANAQYLCNLVSARRVNGMGLGG encoded by the exons ATGGGTTTTGAGGCTTTGAATTGGTACTGCAAGCCAGTTGCAGAAGGCTTTTGGGAGAAAGCAGCGGATGCTGCGTTTGGTTCCTACACGCCATGCGCTATTGACTCTCTAGTCATTCTTGTTTCTCACTTTGTCCTTCTTGGTTTGTGTTTCTACCGGATATGGACCATCTTCCGCAATACCAAAGCTCAGATATATGTTTTGAGGAACAAGTGCTATAACTGTGTGTTAGGGATGTTAGCTTGTTACTGTGTTGTTGAGCCGGTGCTGAGATTGGTCTTGGGGGTTTCACTTTTTGACATGGATGGAGAGACTGGTCTTCTTCCTCCATTTGAG GTTGCATCTTTAGCTGTTGAGGCATCTGCTTGGTTCTCCATGCTTGTTTTGATTGGGCTGGAAACCAAACAATATGTCAAAGAGTTCCGGTGGTACGTGAGATTTGGCGTTGTTTATGTTTTGGTTGCTGATGCTGTGCTACTCGACCTTGTGTTGCCTCTCAAGAACTCAGTCAACAG AACTGCCCTGCATCTCTTTATCAGTTCAAGATGTTCTCAG GCTCTTTTTGGGATTCTTCTACTTGTTTACATTCCGGAACTAGATCCTTATCCAGGATACCATATTCTAAACAATGAACCGTTAGACAATGTTGAATATGAAGCACTTCGCGGGGGAGAGAACATATGCCCCGAGCGACATGCCAGCATATTTTCCA GAATATACTTTGGTTGGATCACGCCGCTTATGCAGTTAGGCTACAGAAAACCGATAACTGAAAAGGATGTCTGGCAATTAGACAAATGGGATCAAACAGAAACTCTGTTCACAAG ATTCCAAAGATGCTGGACAGAAGAATCGCAGAGACGCAAGCCGTGGCTTCTCCGAGCACTGAATAGCAGTCTTGGTGGAAG GTTCTGGTTGGGTGGTATCTTTAAG ATTGGAAATGATCTTTCCCAATTTGTTGGACCGGTTGTACTAAGCCACCTATTGCGG TCAATGCAAGAAGGTGATCCTGCTTGGGTTGGCTATGTCTATGCTTTCTTTATTTTCGTTGGGGTG ACACTTGGAGTGCTCTGTGAAGCTCAGTACTACCAGAATGTTTGGCGTGTGGGATTTCGGCTGAGATCAACTTTG GTTGCAGCTATATTCCATAAATCTTTAAGACTAACTCATGAAGCTCGCAAGAATTTTGCATCTGGGAAGGTCACAAACATGATAACTACAGATGCTAATGCACTTCAG CAAATATCACAACAACTCCATGGCTTATGGTCAGCTCCTTTTCGCATCATTGTGTCTATGATTCTTCTCTATCAACAACTAGGAGTTGCTTCGCTTTTTGGTTCATTGATTTTGTTTCTCCTTATTCCTCTCCAG ACTCTGATTATAAGCAAAATGCGGAAGCTGACTAAAGAAGGGCTCCAGTGGACTGACAAAAGAGTTGGTATCATGAATGAGATTTTAGCAGCCATGGATACTGTAAA ATGCTATGCATGGGAGAAGAGCTTTGAGTCGCGGATTCAAGGAATTAGAAATGAAGAGCTCTCATGGTTTCGTAAAGCGCAGCTACTATCAGCT TTTAACAGTTTTATACTAAACAGCATCCCAGTAGTTGTGACTGTGGTTTCATTTGGGGTTTACGTTCTGCTTGGAGGAGATTTGACACCGGCAAGGGCATTCACATCTCTTTCTCTATTCGCAGTTCTAAGATTTCCTCTCAACATGTTACCAAATCTTCTAAGTCAG GTTGTTAACGCAAATGTTTCACTGCAACGGATTGAGGAACTACTTCTAAGCGAAGAGAGAATTCTAGCAGAAAACCCACCTCTTCAACCAGGGGCTCCAGCCATTTCCATTAAGAATGGATATTTTTCATGGGATTCAAAG GCAACGAAGCCCACATTATCCAATATTAATTTGGAGATTCCAGTCGGAAGCTTGGTTGCCATTGTAGGTGGAACCGGGGAAGGTAAGACATCACTTGTTTCGGCAATGCTAGGGGAGCTATCACGTACTGAGACCTCAAGCGTTATTATTAGAGGCTCAGTAGCGTATGTTCCTCAAGTCTCATGGATCTTCAATGCCACT GTGCGTGATAACATACTATTTGGCTCGTGGTTTGAAGCTGAAAGATATTGGAGGGCTATTGATGCTACTGCCTTACAACACGATCTCGATTTGCTTCCG GGCCGTGATCATACAGAGATTGGAGAACGGGGGGTGAATATTAGTGGAGGGCAAAAGCAGAGAGTTTCAATGGCTAGGGCAGTCTACTCCAGTTCAGATGTTTACATATTCGATGATCCTTTGAGTGCTTTAGATGCTCATGTTGCTCAGCAG GTGTTTGATAGCTGCATGAAAGATGAGCTGAAGGGGAAAACGAGAGTGCTTGTCACAAACCAGCTACATTTTCTTCCTTTGATGGATAGAATTATTTTAGTGTCCGAGGGAATGATCAAAGAGGAGGGAACCTTTGAAGAGTTGTCAAAAAATGGGAGTTTGTTCCAGAAACTAATGGAGAACGCTGGGAAAATGGACACAACCCAAGAGATGAATAAAAATGACCAGAAAAGCTCGAAGCCTGGTACTACTCTCACGGTTGATGCGAGTGAAAGAAATGTTGGCAGTACCAAGCAAGGAAGACGAGGAAGATCGGTGCTTGTAAAGCAAGAAGAACGAGAAACTGGCATCATAAGTTGGAACGTTCTGATGAGGTATAAAAAGGCAGTGGGCGGCTTATGGGTGGTTATGATCATCTTTGCATGCTATTTAACAACTGAGGTTCTCCGGGTTTCAAGTAGCACATGGCTAAGTTTCTGGACCGATCAAAGCACTTCAAAGAGTTATAGTCCCGGTTTCTACATTATCGTCTATGCTCTTCTCGGATTTTGTCAG GTCGCTGTGACGTTTACCAACTCGTTTTGGCTGATCACATCAAGTTTACGTGCCGCCAAGAAACTCCATGACGCTATGCTGAATTCTATAATGCGAGCTCCTATGCTCTTTTTCCACACAAACCCAACTGGACGAGTAATCAACAGGTTTTCTAAGGACATTGGTGATATAGATAGAAATGTCGCCAACCTTATGAATATGTTCATGAACCAGCTCTGGCAACTCCTCTCGACCTTTGCACTTATAGGTACTGTCAGTACAATTTCATTGTGGGCTATAATGCCGCTCCTGATACTGTTTTATGCAGCATATCTCTACTATCAG AACACATCCCGTGAAGTGAAACGTTTAGATTCGGTCACAAGATCGCCTATTTATGCTcaatttggagaagctttgaaTGGTTTGTCAAGCATCCGAGCCTATAAAGCATACGAGAGGATGGCCAAGATTAATGGAAAATCCATGGACAACAACATAAGGTTCACTCTTGCAAACACTAGCTCAAATCGTTGGCTCACTATAAGACTGGAAACTCTCGGTGGTGTCATGATTTGGTTAACCGCAACTTTCGCCGTTCTGAGGAACGGGAATGCAGAGAACCAAGCTGGTTTTGCGTCTACGATGGGTCTCCTTCTTAGCTACACACTGAATATCACTTCTCTGTTAAGCGGTGTTCTAAGGCAAGCTAGCAGAGCAGAGAACAGCTTGAATTCCGTTGAGCGTGTGGGTAACTACATCGATCTACCTTCTGAGGCTGCAGATGTGATCGAGAACAATCGTCCAGTATCTGACTGGCCTTCAAGAGGATCAATTAAGTTTGAAGATGTTTATCTGCGTTACAGAACTGGGCTTCCTCCAGTACTTCATGGACTGTCCTTTTCTGTTTCTCCCAGTGAGAAAGTAGGAGTGGTGGGAAGAACTGGTGCAGGGAAGTCTTCAATGCTGAATGCATTGTTTCGGATTGTGGAAGTGGAAAAAGGAAGGATAATAATTGATGATTATGATGTTTCCAAGTTCGGACTGATGGATTTGCGCAAGGTTCTAAGTATTATACCACAGTCACCAGTTCTTTTCTCAG GGACGGTGAGATTCAACATTGACCCATTTAATGAGCACAATGATTCTGACCTATGGGAGGCTCTACAAAGGGCGCATATAAAAGATGTCATCGCCAGGAACCCTTTTGGTCTAGATGCAGAG GTCTCTGAGGGAGGTGAGAATTTCAGCGTGGGGCAAAGGCAACTTCTGAGTCTAGCGCGTGCGTTGTTAAGAAGATCTAAGATCCTTGTTCTCGATGAAGCAACTGCATCTGTTGATGTCAGAACAGATTCTCTAATACAGAAGACCATCCGTGAGGAATTCAAGTCTTGCACAATGCTTGTTATCGCTCACAGATTGAATACCATCATCGACTGCGACAAGATCCTTGTGCTTAGTTCTGGTCAG GTTTTGGAGTATGATAGTCCACAAGAGCTGCTGTCAAGAGATACCAGTGCCTTCTTTAGGATGGTTCACAGCACCGGACCAGCAAATGCTCAATACCTTTGTAACTTGGTCTCTGCAAGGAGAGTGAATGGAATGGGGCTAGGTGGATAG
- the LOC103828810 gene encoding putative F-box protein At1g32660, with product MKRRREEKDKFHNSREASGSFRKRTEYEEKDTTPSKLDSVHDDLKMAIMSRLPAKSLMKFRCVSKMWCSFIRRQELVDSFFAVSSAEPRFIVSFSNNAFGKPEEKLTFLLSYPEGSSSSSLVPRFEMALPVGLRASQEYCASLHGFLSVYTDHGLMVCNPSTEQVFNLTKNTQFVGYDPIGGQHKALSVHLRDPSSARPHLLHKVLTLGGGWRDIEGTPVPYIPVSVGVCINGVIYYGGYKYNSTTDFKNKNPVVMCFDVRSEKVSFIQAPSAVVLCGKNAIFIEYNGKLASILVHPPLARSIPFDLWILEDAQKHEWSKQTCVFPSSAWESVSCRRMSFQGTNKAGEIIIVPSVVNTIKVQPFYIFYYNVTTNNVRRVRLLGIGDNEEFQRSYGFVGGYECFVRVAPHHVDSIAFLNNHVL from the coding sequence ATGAAACGCAGGCGCGAGGAGAAGGATAAGTTCCACAACAGCCGAGAAGCCTCAGGAAGCTTCAGAAAACGCACGGAGTACGAGGAGAAAGACACAACCCCAAGTAAGTTAGATTCGGTGCATGATGATCTTAAGATGGCTATAATGAGTAGATTGCCTGCCAAGTCTCTTATGAAGTTTCGATGCGTGTCGAAGATGTGGTGTTCCTTCATCCGAAGGCAAGAGTTGGTGGATTCCTTCTTCGCTGTCTCCTCAGCGGAACCACGGTTTATAGTCTCTTTTAGCAACAACGCATTCGGCAAGCCTGAAGAGAAGCTTACCTTCCTCTTGTCGTATCCAGAggggtcttcttcttcttctttggtgcCCAGGTTCGAGATGGCATTACCAGTGGGATTGCGAGCCAGCCAAGAGTATTGCGCTTCTCTCCATGGGTTTCTCAGTGTTTACACTGATCATGGTTTGATGGTTTGTAACCCCAGCACCGAGCAAGTCTTTAATTTGACCAAGAACACCCAATTCGTGGGGTACGATCCCATTGGTGGCCAACACAAAGCATTATCTGTGCATTTGAGAGATCCTTCTTCTGCTCGTCCTCATCTACTGCACAAGGTGTTAACACTTGGAGGAGGTTGGAGAGACATTGAAGGTACCCCTGTTCCTTATATACCTGTATCAGTGGGAGTATGTATCAACGGTGTTATCTACTATGGCGGTTATAAGTATAACTCCACTACTgattttaagaataaaaatccAGTTGTGATGTGTTTTGATGTTCGATCTGAGAAAGTAAGTTTTATCCAAGCACCTAGTGCTGTCGTGTTATGTGGAAAGAATGCCATATTTATAGAATACAATGGGAAGCTAGCTTCTATTCTTGTGCATCCACCTCTTGCTCGCTCCATTCCCTTTGATTTATGGATACTAGAGGACGCCCAGAAACATGAATGGTCAAAGCAAACATGTGTGTTTCCCTCCTCTGCCTGGGAGTCCGTTTCTTGCCGCAGAATGTCTTTCCAAGGCACCAATAAAGCTGGTGAGATCATTATCGTCCCAAGCGTGGTTAATACAATCAAGGTCCAACCCTTCTACATATTCTACTACAATGTCACAACAAACAATGTCAGAAGAGTTAGGCTCCTAGGAATTGGTGACAATGAAGAGTTTCAACGCTCTTATGGATTTGTAGGTGGGTATGAATGTTTTGTCCGTGTCGCACCTCATCACGTCGACAGTATTGCCTTTCTCAATAATCATGTATTATAA
- the LOC103828809 gene encoding ABC transporter C family member 12 isoform X2 yields the protein MLNMKHFAGERTYAPSDMPAYFPVGIYFGWITPLMQLGYRKPITEKDVWQLDKWDQTETLFTRFQRCWTEESQRRKPWLLRALNSSLGGRFWLGGIFKIGNDLSQFVGPVVLSHLLRSMQEGDPAWVGYVYAFFIFVGVTLGVLCEAQYYQNVWRVGFRLRSTLVAAIFHKSLRLTHEARKNFASGKVTNMITTDANALQQISQQLHGLWSAPFRIIVSMILLYQQLGVASLFGSLILFLLIPLQTLIISKMRKLTKEGLQWTDKRVGIMNEILAAMDTVKCYAWEKSFESRIQGIRNEELSWFRKAQLLSAFNSFILNSIPVVVTVVSFGVYVLLGGDLTPARAFTSLSLFAVLRFPLNMLPNLLSQVVNANVSLQRIEELLLSEERILAENPPLQPGAPAISIKNGYFSWDSKATKPTLSNINLEIPVGSLVAIVGGTGEGKTSLVSAMLGELSRTETSSVIIRGSVAYVPQVSWIFNATVRDNILFGSWFEAERYWRAIDATALQHDLDLLPGRDHTEIGERGVNISGGQKQRVSMARAVYSSSDVYIFDDPLSALDAHVAQQVFDSCMKDELKGKTRVLVTNQLHFLPLMDRIILVSEGMIKEEGTFEELSKNGSLFQKLMENAGKMDTTQEMNKNDQKSSKPGTTLTVDASERNVGSTKQGRRGRSVLVKQEERETGIISWNVLMRYKKAVGGLWVVMIIFACYLTTEVLRVSSSTWLSFWTDQSTSKSYSPGFYIIVYALLGFCQVAVTFTNSFWLITSSLRAAKKLHDAMLNSIMRAPMLFFHTNPTGRVINRFSKDIGDIDRNVANLMNMFMNQLWQLLSTFALIGTVSTISLWAIMPLLILFYAAYLYYQNTSREVKRLDSVTRSPIYAQFGEALNGLSSIRAYKAYERMAKINGKSMDNNIRFTLANTSSNRWLTIRLETLGGVMIWLTATFAVLRNGNAENQAGFASTMGLLLSYTLNITSLLSGVLRQASRAENSLNSVERVGNYIDLPSEAADVIENNRPVSDWPSRGSIKFEDVYLRYRTGLPPVLHGLSFSVSPSEKVGVVGRTGAGKSSMLNALFRIVEVEKGRIIIDDYDVSKFGLMDLRKVLSIIPQSPVLFSGTVRFNIDPFNEHNDSDLWEALQRAHIKDVIARNPFGLDAEVSEGGENFSVGQRQLLSLARALLRRSKILVLDEATASVDVRTDSLIQKTIREEFKSCTMLVIAHRLNTIIDCDKILVLSSGQVLEYDSPQELLSRDTSAFFRMVHSTGPANAQYLCNLVSARRVNGMGLGG from the exons ATGTTGAATATGAAGCACTTCGCGGGGGAGAGAACATATGCCCCGAGCGACATGCCAGCATATTTTCCAGTAG GAATATACTTTGGTTGGATCACGCCGCTTATGCAGTTAGGCTACAGAAAACCGATAACTGAAAAGGATGTCTGGCAATTAGACAAATGGGATCAAACAGAAACTCTGTTCACAAG ATTCCAAAGATGCTGGACAGAAGAATCGCAGAGACGCAAGCCGTGGCTTCTCCGAGCACTGAATAGCAGTCTTGGTGGAAG GTTCTGGTTGGGTGGTATCTTTAAG ATTGGAAATGATCTTTCCCAATTTGTTGGACCGGTTGTACTAAGCCACCTATTGCGG TCAATGCAAGAAGGTGATCCTGCTTGGGTTGGCTATGTCTATGCTTTCTTTATTTTCGTTGGGGTG ACACTTGGAGTGCTCTGTGAAGCTCAGTACTACCAGAATGTTTGGCGTGTGGGATTTCGGCTGAGATCAACTTTG GTTGCAGCTATATTCCATAAATCTTTAAGACTAACTCATGAAGCTCGCAAGAATTTTGCATCTGGGAAGGTCACAAACATGATAACTACAGATGCTAATGCACTTCAG CAAATATCACAACAACTCCATGGCTTATGGTCAGCTCCTTTTCGCATCATTGTGTCTATGATTCTTCTCTATCAACAACTAGGAGTTGCTTCGCTTTTTGGTTCATTGATTTTGTTTCTCCTTATTCCTCTCCAG ACTCTGATTATAAGCAAAATGCGGAAGCTGACTAAAGAAGGGCTCCAGTGGACTGACAAAAGAGTTGGTATCATGAATGAGATTTTAGCAGCCATGGATACTGTAAA ATGCTATGCATGGGAGAAGAGCTTTGAGTCGCGGATTCAAGGAATTAGAAATGAAGAGCTCTCATGGTTTCGTAAAGCGCAGCTACTATCAGCT TTTAACAGTTTTATACTAAACAGCATCCCAGTAGTTGTGACTGTGGTTTCATTTGGGGTTTACGTTCTGCTTGGAGGAGATTTGACACCGGCAAGGGCATTCACATCTCTTTCTCTATTCGCAGTTCTAAGATTTCCTCTCAACATGTTACCAAATCTTCTAAGTCAG GTTGTTAACGCAAATGTTTCACTGCAACGGATTGAGGAACTACTTCTAAGCGAAGAGAGAATTCTAGCAGAAAACCCACCTCTTCAACCAGGGGCTCCAGCCATTTCCATTAAGAATGGATATTTTTCATGGGATTCAAAG GCAACGAAGCCCACATTATCCAATATTAATTTGGAGATTCCAGTCGGAAGCTTGGTTGCCATTGTAGGTGGAACCGGGGAAGGTAAGACATCACTTGTTTCGGCAATGCTAGGGGAGCTATCACGTACTGAGACCTCAAGCGTTATTATTAGAGGCTCAGTAGCGTATGTTCCTCAAGTCTCATGGATCTTCAATGCCACT GTGCGTGATAACATACTATTTGGCTCGTGGTTTGAAGCTGAAAGATATTGGAGGGCTATTGATGCTACTGCCTTACAACACGATCTCGATTTGCTTCCG GGCCGTGATCATACAGAGATTGGAGAACGGGGGGTGAATATTAGTGGAGGGCAAAAGCAGAGAGTTTCAATGGCTAGGGCAGTCTACTCCAGTTCAGATGTTTACATATTCGATGATCCTTTGAGTGCTTTAGATGCTCATGTTGCTCAGCAG GTGTTTGATAGCTGCATGAAAGATGAGCTGAAGGGGAAAACGAGAGTGCTTGTCACAAACCAGCTACATTTTCTTCCTTTGATGGATAGAATTATTTTAGTGTCCGAGGGAATGATCAAAGAGGAGGGAACCTTTGAAGAGTTGTCAAAAAATGGGAGTTTGTTCCAGAAACTAATGGAGAACGCTGGGAAAATGGACACAACCCAAGAGATGAATAAAAATGACCAGAAAAGCTCGAAGCCTGGTACTACTCTCACGGTTGATGCGAGTGAAAGAAATGTTGGCAGTACCAAGCAAGGAAGACGAGGAAGATCGGTGCTTGTAAAGCAAGAAGAACGAGAAACTGGCATCATAAGTTGGAACGTTCTGATGAGGTATAAAAAGGCAGTGGGCGGCTTATGGGTGGTTATGATCATCTTTGCATGCTATTTAACAACTGAGGTTCTCCGGGTTTCAAGTAGCACATGGCTAAGTTTCTGGACCGATCAAAGCACTTCAAAGAGTTATAGTCCCGGTTTCTACATTATCGTCTATGCTCTTCTCGGATTTTGTCAG GTCGCTGTGACGTTTACCAACTCGTTTTGGCTGATCACATCAAGTTTACGTGCCGCCAAGAAACTCCATGACGCTATGCTGAATTCTATAATGCGAGCTCCTATGCTCTTTTTCCACACAAACCCAACTGGACGAGTAATCAACAGGTTTTCTAAGGACATTGGTGATATAGATAGAAATGTCGCCAACCTTATGAATATGTTCATGAACCAGCTCTGGCAACTCCTCTCGACCTTTGCACTTATAGGTACTGTCAGTACAATTTCATTGTGGGCTATAATGCCGCTCCTGATACTGTTTTATGCAGCATATCTCTACTATCAG AACACATCCCGTGAAGTGAAACGTTTAGATTCGGTCACAAGATCGCCTATTTATGCTcaatttggagaagctttgaaTGGTTTGTCAAGCATCCGAGCCTATAAAGCATACGAGAGGATGGCCAAGATTAATGGAAAATCCATGGACAACAACATAAGGTTCACTCTTGCAAACACTAGCTCAAATCGTTGGCTCACTATAAGACTGGAAACTCTCGGTGGTGTCATGATTTGGTTAACCGCAACTTTCGCCGTTCTGAGGAACGGGAATGCAGAGAACCAAGCTGGTTTTGCGTCTACGATGGGTCTCCTTCTTAGCTACACACTGAATATCACTTCTCTGTTAAGCGGTGTTCTAAGGCAAGCTAGCAGAGCAGAGAACAGCTTGAATTCCGTTGAGCGTGTGGGTAACTACATCGATCTACCTTCTGAGGCTGCAGATGTGATCGAGAACAATCGTCCAGTATCTGACTGGCCTTCAAGAGGATCAATTAAGTTTGAAGATGTTTATCTGCGTTACAGAACTGGGCTTCCTCCAGTACTTCATGGACTGTCCTTTTCTGTTTCTCCCAGTGAGAAAGTAGGAGTGGTGGGAAGAACTGGTGCAGGGAAGTCTTCAATGCTGAATGCATTGTTTCGGATTGTGGAAGTGGAAAAAGGAAGGATAATAATTGATGATTATGATGTTTCCAAGTTCGGACTGATGGATTTGCGCAAGGTTCTAAGTATTATACCACAGTCACCAGTTCTTTTCTCAG GGACGGTGAGATTCAACATTGACCCATTTAATGAGCACAATGATTCTGACCTATGGGAGGCTCTACAAAGGGCGCATATAAAAGATGTCATCGCCAGGAACCCTTTTGGTCTAGATGCAGAG GTCTCTGAGGGAGGTGAGAATTTCAGCGTGGGGCAAAGGCAACTTCTGAGTCTAGCGCGTGCGTTGTTAAGAAGATCTAAGATCCTTGTTCTCGATGAAGCAACTGCATCTGTTGATGTCAGAACAGATTCTCTAATACAGAAGACCATCCGTGAGGAATTCAAGTCTTGCACAATGCTTGTTATCGCTCACAGATTGAATACCATCATCGACTGCGACAAGATCCTTGTGCTTAGTTCTGGTCAG GTTTTGGAGTATGATAGTCCACAAGAGCTGCTGTCAAGAGATACCAGTGCCTTCTTTAGGATGGTTCACAGCACCGGACCAGCAAATGCTCAATACCTTTGTAACTTGGTCTCTGCAAGGAGAGTGAATGGAATGGGGCTAGGTGGATAG